The Topomyia yanbarensis strain Yona2022 chromosome 3, ASM3024719v1, whole genome shotgun sequence nucleotide sequence GCAAGACGGGAAAACTCCTCTAGCAATAGATGCTCGAAAAATGTGAAGAAGCGAAGTAATCAAAGCTTCAATGTGCCTTTTCAGGATAACGGAGGGGAacccgtcgggtcccggattgaaagatgacttaagccgagaggaagctctggtaatcatcgttgcatcGACATCGATAGCACCCAAAGCTTGGCCTacaagtggagctctgctagcggcgagttcgatttgctcaatagttagtgcctcatctgtgaatacattcgcgaatttttccgaaaaaagtgcacatatgtctcgagatgtggtagctgtattcccattgaaagtcatagacgacggcaggcctgattccttgcgctgctcgttcacatatttccagaaacgtttaggatgcgacttgagattacgctgaatattttgctgatatcgatagaAACAGTGTTGGCTGGCTCGTTTGTatgcatggttgagactgacgtaatagtctctgagtgatattgtgcgatacttggtaaacctccgcagggCAGCTCTCTTTATAGACTATAAAGATCGTTCCGGGTGTAGGAATCGTTATCCACAACCCGCAAATATCGTTCATACTTCATAGCTTCCACTGACATCGAACAGTAGCTAGTACCATTTAGTTGACAAACAAAATTTATCATGCAACTGGTCCCAATTTAGCGCTAATTACTGAAGAAATGAATTCGAAATACTAAAATCCAATTCGGTGCTATGCACAGATAGATTTCATATAATTTTCTTTGATTGGGAGTAGATTTTGCATGGTGCCAGGAGTTTGGTTCTcaagccaaaataaaaaagatttcGTTGTCGCTCTCGCATCAGAGTTCCTGTGGTAGCTTTCCGAGACATCGTTTGGTATCAGCCggttgctttaggcgttcacaatAGTTGAATGACTGTTTGGAGACCAAAGTAGTAccaatttggtgctggtttggaTTTATCATCTACCTTGTTCCAAGttgatgctagttactgatgaaatGAATTATTTCCATgcagaaaacatattttttgcattCACTGCAAACTATTTCAATTAGAATTCggactttttttaaattattttaatactAAGTGGATGCTACGAATTTTTCATCCAATGGTGTTCAAATGCTATCGATGATAAAAAGCGAGAAAAGTATAAAAATGGGACAACTTTGAAAACTTAACGGGGTCAGGAGAAATGATTGCAAATGATCTCAAATTTCCGAAATCGAACAACAAAACAACCGTAGAAGTGAAACGTATGACCAGAAACTTCGAGCGAAGATCATTAGTGCAGCTCAAATGAATCCGGACATTTCTATAGGTATAATTTGGCAAAACCGAGGTACACATTACAATTCGGCGAATCTGTATGCGATAAGGTTTTCGAACACATCGTACCAGAAAACATGCCAACAGGACACTCAAATAAAACTCACCCAGGAAACTACTATACACTAAAACAAATATTAAATTAACTTTCGATTAATCCTGttaagacagatgtcttccgtttaatcccactatgataataataatgaaaaactgTTGCTTTTCACCATCGATcagatactagtatttcaaCTATTACTTATAGTCTTCTTCAATGTTCATATCAGTCTGAGACTCCACTGTAATAGTGGAACTAAACGGAAGATTAATTGTGACATTTCATTAGGTTGCtcaaaaagttttaaattttgtaaaaaatatagcttttcGATATGTATAGGCACTATACAAGCTTTGCAAGTGCTTATAAGCATTTCGAATATAAAGCATTAAAACAGGCCATATATAGCAGTATATGAAGATCTACTGTAGATCTTATAAACCCTGTAGCTAAAAGTCAGATACGGCAGTCACCAATTCCATTTCACGATTGACGTTTCCATTACTCTAAAACAATAAATTCCGAATCAAATCAAATATTGTATGAGGCACATTGTAAGCATAGGAAACCTTATTAGCTTCCGAGATTTGAGCATGTCGCGGTAAATTAATTAAAACCTTCAAGCCCTAAAACGATAtggtaattataattataatataaTTATATGTTAATTATATACGATATAATTCATTATAGAACTGAGTTATACGATATAATTCATTATAGAACTGATAATAGTTAAAAAAAAGTATGATCAAAACTATGTGCCTGTTTATAGGTGCAATCATAATAGATATCTTTCAATTTAAGAACGCCCCTAATATCGTGTATATTACCCAACGACCAAATGGATCAGCCGGCAAGCGCACTGGAGCAAAGTAAAGCAGAAGTTTGAGCCTGGAACGTACGCCGCACTGACAAAAAATCAAACGACGTATGTGACAGAAAGACTATGAAAGAAAGaacaagaaaaataatttttcctacCTGTTTTcgtatggtttttttttcaaacagtGATTTCTAACCACTACACAAATAGTTTTGTCATAGGAGCGGTGGAAAAAGTAGGAGTaggcagtatatttttttcaaaagtttctTTCAAGCTCTAAAGTACAATATTGAACCTATAAGCTCTACTATCCTTGTTCTATAAGCGACTATAGAACCGAATTGATGCCATTTTCGGGGTTTAGTGGTTACTTGAGAAGTTTTTAAATTATACACAAGTTGCATTTCTGCATCGCTTTGTATAAACACGAGGCATCTCCCTCAAGCGTGCTTGATAAAAATATTTGTGGTGTGATGAACGCATTCAACTAGAGactgggttcgattcctgcttgaggacatttttttttctcagtgtgtccaataaAAGGTGAATTGTCATCGTTTCGGTAATCCGCACTCTGCCTATTTTCCATTGCACACGTTTCTGAAAACcttgaaaaaaagaaaatgcatgGCTCACGTGAAAAACTAGTAATTTAAGATATTTCAGTTTGCTGATACTGATGAGGAAACATTTGTTTTAATGCGATAGTATTTCTATAAGCACTCAATTGCATTTTTATACGGGGAATGGGTTCCGTATTAAAACACTGTTAGTCCGGAAAAAAACCTTGATATATTTAACATTCGAACAATAAATAAGAAAAACGTGTAAAAGTAAACAAGCCAAAGAGTGGTAAAGCAGCGTACACTCGTCGTGATTTCGTAAATCACATATTAGTCAACCAATCATAGTGAACTTAATGTTGCTACCAGCAGCAGAATTTTAGTCGCTGTTTATTGTTTCCAATTAATATCTATGTTTGAAAACAACGTGACGAATCAGCGAACAGACATCTGTAGACAATTATGGGAAGCGGCTAAAAtattgtaactagttgagtctataagtcaataagtttgGAGTATTGTTTCGATTCGTGTTTTCAGTATATGACAGTCGCTCGTTATATTTTTGTTctttatggaataaaatgaaagaagtgatcaaaaatcgtggagaaaagagagaaaaaagaatcaattaattgaaatcgactcaaaagaatttcttctatcttttctgtaaACTCGACTCGAGTGATTttggaattgcgctctgatcctcTCCTTTTCGAAAGACCCTTTCGTTTTCGTTGTCCGTCTCTTTGATGCGTTAGATGCAacagctttaattgaaactaTTTCTCAAATTGTGGTAAAATAAACCTGTAATCAAACAGGTACTACAGGTTTGTTCAAGTAGTCGAACATCTTACAGTTTTTGCGGTTATTGTGAAAAAATTAGAGCAAAtcacttttattcaaaagacaaaacaattactgagagaaaatgatcttgtttcgcctcgacaattgggttgaagcaaatggcttactgtcagatacacaatttggcttccgcaaaggcaaagggacgaacgattgccttgcgttgctttctacagaaatccaaatggcctatgctaacaaagagcagatggcatcagtcttcttggatattaagggggcttttgactcagtttctatcaacattctgtcagagaagctgcaccagcatggtctttcgccaattttaaataactttttgctaaacctgttgtctgaaaagcacatgcacttttcgcatggcgatttaacaacatcgcgatttagctacatgggtcttccccagggctcatgtctaagtcccctgctctacaatttctacgtgaatgacattgacgattgtcttgccaattcatgcacgctaaggcaacttgcagacgacggggtggtctctgttacagggcccaaagctgccgacttgcaaggaccattacaaaataccttggacaatttgtctgcttgggctcttcagctgggtattgagttctccacggagaaaactgagttggttgttttttctaggaagcgtgagccggcgcaactccagcttctattaatgggtgcaacgatcaatcaggttttcacatttaaatatctcggggtctggttcgactctaaaggtacctggggatgtcacattaggtatctgaaacagaaatgccaacaaaggatcaattttctccgaacaataactggaacatggtggggtgctcacccaggagacctgatcaggttataccaaacaacgatattgtcggtgatggagtacgggtgtttctgtttccgctccgctgcgaacatacacttcatcaaactggagagaatccagtatcgttgcttgcgcattgccttgggttgcatgcactcgacccatacgatgagtctcgaagtgctggcgggcgttcttccgctaaaaaatcgattttgggaactctcatatcgattgctcatccgatgcgacattctgaacccgttggtgattgaaaacttcgagaggctcgtcgagcttaattctcaaacccgatttatggccttgtacttcgactacatggcacagagcattaatccttcttcatatactcccagccgtgttcgtttcctagatacttctgattctactgtattcttcgacacatccatgaaggaagagattcgtggaatcccggaccatatacgcccgcaagtgatccccaatatattttataataaattccgagaagtcgactgtgacaaaatgttctacactgacggatcaaatctcgatgggtccactggcttcggtatcttcaacaatactatcaccgcttcattcaagctcaatgatcccgcttcagtttacgtcgcagagttagctgcaattcagtacacccttgggatcatcgacactctgcccacagatcactacttcatcatttcggacagcctcagctccatcgaggctcttcgtgcgatgaagcccaaaaagcaattcccatatttcctggggaagatacgggagtccttgtgtacgttatctgaaaaatcttatcaaattacctttgtttgggtcccctctcattgctctatcccgggcaatgaaaaggccgactcattagcaaaggtgggcgcattaaatggtgacatatacgaaagaccaatctgcttcaacgaattttttagtatttgtcgtcagaggacactcaacagttggcaaacctcgtggagcaatggtgaacttggacgatggctacattccattatcccaaaggtatcaacgaagccttggttcagggggatggatgtgggtcgggattttattcgtgtaatgtcccgacttatgtccaaccactacaccttggatgcgcatctgcggcgtattgggcttgcggagagtagtctgtgcgcttgtgacgagggctatcacgacatcgagcacgttgtctgggtatgcgccgggtacttggacgccaggtctcagttaaaggattcccttcgggcccgaggtagaccacccaatgtcccagtccgagatatactggcaaatcgtgatttcccctatatgtcctttatttatactttcctaaaaacgacaaatatcccaatttagcccctctctttttatttctcgttttagaagctttctcttgccttgtgggaccgatcagctccagactgcaactatgtaaccgccgtcgcacttaccactacggaaactgaagcgagagcgactcaaggtccgatgacttttgaaggattccccgcgggtccgaagaataccatccgccaatccgacctactagactgaggcggtaatctttcgctgatctcccgtttgagcgaaagttgcaagttttgctcttctctcccggtcaccatctacgctttctctcccctgtcattgatacaactgcttctacagcccccctctgaatatcttgaccaagcataagtctccgctaaaaaagttcaaatttgtattctgtattcctagttttaagatagttgtaattttacctctttgttaaaactattgtcccccatcttgtaaatagaattgtatccctagtcttaaaacacctgcgaattttctcataaatatttgttccccccttttgtgtaccaaactatattgttagttttaagataactgtaaatatttcctaaaaattattactattgaattccttgttttaaaattttttcataaaaaaaatctttcgccccctctcttgtatatagaatcttatttctagtcttaagatagctgtaaaatttttcttttttaaaaaaatatttcaacattgtaacctcctagttttaaaatatacaaaatgtaaaaacaaaagaatttggcaccgccaagctaacgcatttgtgcctatcaaataaacgaaatgaataaaaaaaaaaaaaaacaattactgAATAAATCAGTGTCAATATATTTGTTAAACGAAGTGACGATGGCTTAGAAAGTGCAACCGAAATCTTCAGAAAGTATTCCGCAAAGGGGAACTAAGTGCGATGTATTCCCTtgcatgtgtcggaagcaagactgaaattattgagtttatttatatttcgataatgtcaatgcaaaagtgatacaggattgctttcatgtcatcggacacgatctgctggaccttgtaaatgaatcgctacaaacggggcacgtgccgacagtttggaaggaatcacttgtgattcctattcccaaagttactgggacggataaagccgaagagtaccgccccattaacatgttgcacacattagagaaaattttagaacttgttgttaagggccagctgatgagttatttgaataataataatttgctaattccggagcaatcggtataccgagagggacactcttgcgaaaccgctttgaatttagtgttagcaaaatggaaagagaaaatcgaggttaaagagactatttttgctgtatttttgggtctgaaacgcgcttttgagacaatttcgaggccattacttttgaaaactttagagcgatttggtatcggagggatagcgcataagtggtttgaaaactatttatgtgatagaactcagaaaactagtttcaacgattttgtatctaatcctctcggcaatcctcttggagtgccgcaaggtagtgtcttaggtcctattttatttattatgtatataaatgacatgaggcgagttttacgattttgtgacttaaatttgtttgctgacaacactgttctgttcattgcagctaaggatatagatgaagccgtggcgcatttgaacgaagatttgcattcccttgctcgttggttaaaatttaaacaattaaagttaaatgttgctaaaactaaatatatgatcatctcttcggctaatactaggcctgacgttaacgttgaaataaatggtgagactattgatcgcgttagtgaattaaaatatcttggaataatcattgatgataagttaacctttaagtctcacatcgacaatgtcatcaaaaagattgctaaaaagtatggtatattgtgtcgtctgaaaaatgatttaacaattagtagtaaaattttattatataaatctattgtttcaccacatattgacttctgcccgtccattttgtttcttgccaatcaaacacaaatattgaggttacagcgattgcaaaatagaatcatgcgattaattttaaaatgtaacaggtacacttcctctagtttcatgctaagcgcattacaatggctctctgtgaagcaaagaatttattacttaacaatggtgttcatttttaaaattattaatggaatgctgcctcgatatttgtgtgatcgaattgaaagaggaagtgatgtgcataggtacaacactagaaacgcgtcggatccaagaacaccaaactttttatttagtagatcacagaactccttgttgtacaaaggaataagttttttcaattcgatgcctaggcatattaaacgtgcagcaacattagcggagttcaaaacactatgtatttcacacgtaaaatctgctttgtagacagattttttgaatttttatattttggagttatttgaataactatgtaataccacgaatattgtatttttttttctcttctattatttgcatttagtcacactaagttattatattcgctatgatgatgatggatttttgttacttgtttattaaagctattaaaaaataatgagatgtctacaaaagtctgagccacgcgcgcgctaagcagatagagactaacttgaaatcgaacatggtgaccagcactaaaagctcatcgggttgaatcgaagcttttagacttttgttgtgatcagggtctgatttgatgatggagttgtgttgactttgctcgacaatagagttaagttcggttattgctgcgatagtggtaataacggagttagctcgttgagtatggggtttgatgactccttctgataactactagatatcgggttcaattcctgatcaatcaaggatgttctcggataggagtatcccttgattgccttgggttaatggtaggaaactttcaataaaggggtctgatgtggatgatataactcgaccggactctgcactgccactaagctcgtcactgctcaccttagcaggtggtagtaccgatgccttggtcaggcgggaggagtcttacagagaattatcggaaatggaagctattgggttcaatttccgattctatcaagtatcttcccggaatggaaattttcttgatggaccctggttgttggcggaatattcgaaatgtatctggttacgttcttttgaaggaaagctatgtctgcaaattgaaccagtccgtttctttttgttaactggttttgttatggatcaaaatattaattatcttttagataaatcgttcagctcacacctttgtgggggtatgaggtgggaccatcatcatcatcatcatcaatatagtttttggttattttggtggtgtcatcatGTAGTATAGTGtagtagttgggactgtggccgcatttgcaattatggcgccactgacacaTGAACAAGCATGTGTTAAATGTTTGTTACACTTTGTGTTAGGTATTGAGGAAAATTGGACGCAATTCTTGTGACAATcagaggaaaaaataaaaaatgcaggTGCGGTATTACCACCGGTATTACCGAATTCCACAATGTACATGataaaaaaatccatttaaatTTCACCATCAAAACGGATATTAGTATTTCGACTACGATTTATAGTTTTCTTCTGTGTTCGCATTAGTCTGTGCACCTCCGTACCACTGTTGTAACCTAGCGGCACATTACGATAAACCATGCACCGAAGCCGCTAAGATGTATCCTCCTACTACAAAACACCAATCAACGGCCATCGAAAAATTCAACTAAAACAAAATTAACCGGCCAAACAATAACCGATGCATTTTGTATCTCGAAACCAATTGCCAGTGCCATCAACAAAATAATAACAAAGGCGCCCAGCACCTCCAAACAGACAAGCAGATTCACTTCAAATTGCAGAGGACAACactaaaaatatttcaccgcctaaagaaatggttcaacGGACAGAAATAAATGCGGGGAACGAGACGGGGTGGAACTCTTAGAAGTAATCACCATAGAAACTGACACAAGGCAGAGTGGAAGGGAGGAAAGTGCAACGGGCAGCGCCGTGCAGTTTAGACACGACCAGAATCCAAGCTGTAGCAAACAGACCGACCACGCGCAACCAAGAGCACCCTTCCACATACACCAATAGTAACTAATATATAATTAAAGGGTAATTTGTGATTGCACATACTCATATCCGAACCTTTGAGCCCAACGTCGACCCAGAGCCGATCATGAGACTCTCGAGATCAATCTAGCCTGCAAAAGAAACCGCAAAAGAGGCTACTCTAAACGATCCCCGTTGCTTCTCCGGGAATTTCGACATTTGTAAACACTAACTAATGGCGATCTGTTAGCGATTGCTATTGTCGTTGTCGagtttcctaggcagctgcccAACCCAGTGTGATTTGAACTGTAGATCACTGATAACACTGGGCCTTATTCATAGCACTTCTTATCGCAGTAATGTTGCTACGCGTCGTTTTCAATTCCTCTCGGCCAACGGTGCATTGCGTATTATAAACAGTTTTGACATGCCAATCAAATTCGTTTTCAAGATCACTAGCACCGCTGACTAAGCGAGACTGACTAGCTTGCATTGGGTCATATTTAGTAGCAGGCGCTTATGTGGTGGTTGTGTTGTGTTTTCACACATTCAGTTTGCTGATCTGCTGCAAAGAGCCGAGAACTTTACCGAGAAGCTGGCCGATTAATTGCAGTTATCCGGTGATCAACGTTGTTTGTGCAAAATGGAACGCTACTTGCGGTTTTATATCAAGTTTCATGGTTACGTGTTGGCGATTGGGACAATTCTGGGATCGATTCTGATGACAGTCCTTCTCTACGCTAGCACCGATTTCGTTTACCCATTGGAGAATTGTAAGTATTGTGTTCTGTTGtttacatgaaaaaattaaTCTCCTCATCGGATCGCGTTTCAGTTTATGATTATCGGTTCATGGGAAGCGCGGCACTCGTTTTCGGGGCACTTTGGTTAGGGATTGGTATTGCGCTGTTCTATGGAATATTCAAGGTATTTATCAAACCAGTTTGAATTACTCGTACAATACAGTAGCAACACCGATTTACAGGAAGTAAAAGTATGCCTGTACCCATTCGCTGCCATGTACATGCTGGATCTGTTCTTCTTGTTTATTCGTGATATTGTTTTGATTTGGCACAACGAAAGGTGGTACAAAATAGCACTCCTGAACCCGGTTACAGCGGTTGTCGTCTTATGTTAGTATCTCTTCGGAATGTCGATTCAAGTAGAATGAAACTTATCACAGACAACTAACTATTTCACCGTTTCAGACCTTACCCTGCACATCATGCTAAGCATGGTTGCCCTTGGCAAGCTTTTCGAGCACGATCCTCTCACACCGTCTGGATCGAACTTTGTCCGTTTCAAAACCGACGACCAGCTACCGGTTCAGTTGCGGGAGGAGGACGACGCTTCGCTCGTGGTCGAGTGACATGGGAAAAAATGACACATACTGTGTTAGTGGAAATCCGAATCCGAAAAGTGAACTGCAAAAACGTTGATTGATTTATGTGATAACTGAATTTCAGAAATAATATGTATGTGTTTGCCCAAAGAATGACATACAGCCACTATCAGTTTGTGAATAGAAAGTTTTCGTTTCAGCAAAACGAGTTTTAAACATTTCAATTATTTCGTTTTCAATTATTTCTGTGTCCTAATCACAGTGTTCCTAGATTCGTTATTCAAAACCCAGTGGCGCTAGTAATGAAACAGTAAATGTAGAAGTTCTACCGTCTCTGCAGTAGCAATCACTAGAAACATAGTTGCATCGACTTTTCGAAATTTCGAATAGAAGGAAGTTGCTTCCATACATATTCATCAGCATCAGCCACACTCCATAATTCATACCGAAAGCTGACAACGTGGTTTGCCTTTGTTTGACAACAGTTTCTAAATCAACTTTGCCAACTAACAAGTTTTTCAATAGCGCCTCTCTCCAACCCACGTCCCCTATAACTTCGCTCCGCTATCAGTGCTATGTTTTCCCACTTCTTCCCTACGACGCTTCACTAAATCGACAACGTTTGGTCTTCTTGGTGCGGTTCCCGGTGCGTCGGTGTCGGCGACATGCTACAGACGGGCAAAGTTCTGGTTTCAAAGTATAAAATTAGAGTAAACATTGCGAAGCACGTAGAAAGCGGCAACGCATGGCTCGTGGATAAATCTGTATCCTTACACGCTCGGGCGCGTGGTTTTCTGTTTGCGAACTTGTGACATTTCTTCGTAAACAATGTGTGCAAACGAACTTTTCTCGTTTGCGAACCGCAGTTAAAATGCGAAAGAGTTTCATGTCAGATTGAGAGAGCCCGTTCGAGGGAAAATACAAGCAGTCAGgtttttggatgaaatttttaacttttcgcTGAATACTGCTCATCAATTCTTGCCCAGGTACAGTcacatttattcaatttatacttgaaaattgttcaaaaatattcgatGGACTGAAATCGGAACAA carries:
- the LOC131694317 gene encoding uncharacterized protein LOC131694317; the encoded protein is MERYLRFYIKFHGYVLAIGTILGSILMTVLLYASTDFVYPLENFYDYRFMGSAALVFGALWLGIGIALFYGIFKEVKVCLYPFAAMYMLDLFFLFIRDIVLIWHNERWYKIALLNPVTAVVVLYLTLHIMLSMVALGKLFEHDPLTPSGSNFVRFKTDDQLPVQLREEDDASLVVE